The genomic interval ATTTTACTTCTAGCTGTAGGGACGATTCTTTCACTATTAATTTTCTATTTAGCTTGGCATAATCTAGCAACTAGAACATGGACCCCAATTCTGTGCTTAGCAGGATTTTTGATTCCTCTAATCGTTCATGGCGACGGAAATATTCTCAAATCCTTGATTATTGGCTATATTTTTATCATTGCTGGAGCAAGCTTCTCAGTTCAGGCTTTACGCTTTTCCTGATTTTAAAAACGCATTTAATATAACAAAAAACTACTGAATTCAATAATTTTCAGTAGTTTTTTATTAACTATAAAATAATCCAATTAATTATATAAAAAAAGCTAACAATAGGCATGTTAGCTTTTATGTTATGCCGAAGGCCGGGGTCGAACCGGCACTCCCGTGAAGGAACCAGATTTTGAGTCTGGCGCGTCTGCCTATTCCGCCACTTCGGCGAAACATAACAACTGGGGTAGCTGGATTCGAACCAACGCATGAGGGAGTCAAAGTCCCTTGCCTTACCGCTTGGCTATACCCCATTAAAAGGCGGATGACGAGGATCGAACTCGCGAGTGCCGGCGCCACAAGCCGGTGTGTTAACCACTTCACCACATCCGCCATAATGAAACACGGGCAGCAGGAATTGAACCCACACTAAAGGTTTTGGAGACCTTTGTACTACCTTTATACGATGCCCGTTTTCTATGGAAGGGGAGGGATTCGAACCCCCGAACCCGAAGGAGCGGATTTACAGTCCGCCGCGTTTAGCCTCTTCGCTACCCTTCCAAACTCTTTATTCACTTAATGGCTGAAACAACCAATGGGAGTTAACGGGATCGAACCGCTGACCCTCTGCTTGTAAGGCAGATGCTCTCCCAGCTGAGCTAAACTCCCAAAACTTGGCCACTCGCCTATCTCCCAGGGGGCAACCCCCAAGTACTTCCGCCGTAGATGGACTTAACTTCTGTGTTCGACATGGGAACAGGTGTATCTCCATCGCAATGATGACCAAATCATTAAATGTTACCTTGAACATTCAAAACTAAATAACAATTCTTCTAACTTTTAAACCATAAGCATATTATATTTGACTCTTTTGGTAAAGTCCTCGAGCGATTAGTACTGGTCCGCTCCAAGTCTCGCAACTCTTCCACTTCCAGCCTATCTACCAGATCATCTCTCTGGGCTCTTAATTCTTACGAATGGGTAATCTCATCTTGAGGTGGGCTTCGCACTTAGATGCTTTCAGCGCTTATCCCTTCCCTACATAGCTATCCAGCCGTGCTCCTGGCGGAACAACTGGTACACCAGCGGTAAGTCCATCCCGGTCCTCTCGTACTAAGGACAGATCCTCTCAAATTACCTACGCCCGCGACGGATAGGGACCGAACTGTCTCACGACGTTCTGAACCCAGCTCGCGTGCCGCTTTAATGGGCGAACAGCCCAACCCTTGGGACCGACTACAGCCCCAGGATGCGACGAGCCGACATCGAGGTGCCAAACCTCCCCGTCGATGTGAACTCTTGGGGGAGATAAGCCTGTTATCCCCAGGGTAGCTTTTATCCGTTGAGCGATGGCCCTTCCATGCGGTACCACCGGATCACTAAGTCCTAGTTTCCTACCTGCTCGAGTTGTAGCTCTCGCAGTCAAGCTGGCTTTTACCTTTACACTCTACGATTGATTTCCAACCAATCTGAGCCAACCTTTGAGCGCCTCCGTTACTCTTTAGGAGGCGACCGCCCCAGTCAAACTGTCCGTCAGACACTGTCTCCCTGGCCGATTATGCCAGCGGGTTAGAGTAACCATAAGTCAAGGGTAGTATCCCAACAACGCCTCAATAGAAACTAGCGTCCCTATTTCAATGGCTCCTACCTATCCTGTACATGACTTACAGGTACTCAATATCAAACTACAGTAAAGCTCCATGGGGTCTTTCCGTCCTGTCGCGGGTAACCTGCATCTTCACAGGTACTAAAATTTCACCGAGTCTCTCGTTGAGACAGTGCCCAAATCATTACGCCTTTCGTGCGGGTCGGAACTTACCCGACAAGGAATTTCGCTACCTTAGGACCGTTATAGTTACGGCCGCCGTTTACTGGGGCTTCAATTCATACCTTCGACTTACGTCTAAGCACTCCTCTTAACCTTCCAGCACCGGGCAGGCGTCACCCCCTATACATCACCTTGCGGTTTAGCAGAGAGCTGTGTTTTTGATAAACAGTTGCTTGGGCCTATTCACTGCGGCTGGCTTTTACACCAGCACCCCTTCTCCCGAAGTTACGGGGCTATTTTGCCGAGTTCCTTAACGAGAGTTCTCTCGATCACCTGAGGCTACTCGCCTCGACTACCTGTGTCGGTTTGCGGTACGGGTAGATATGACTTTACGCTAGAAGCTTTTCTTGGCAGTGTGACATCAGAGAGTTCGCAACCGTAGTTGCTTCCCCATCACAGCTCAATGTTAAAGAGAAATGCATTTGACACATCTCACACCTCACTGCTTAGACCAGAATCCATTAACTGGCATCTCTTAGCCTACTGCGTCCCTCCATCACGATCATATCTAGTACTGGAATATCAACCAGTTGTCCATCGACTACGCCTTTCGGCCTCGCCTTAGGTCCCGACTAACCCAGGGCGGACGAGCCTTCCCCTGGAAACCTTAGTCTTACGGTGGATAAGATTCTCACTTATCTTGCGCTACTCATACCGGCATTCTCACTTCTTAACGCTCCAGCACTCCTCACGGTATACCTTCATCGCGGTTAAGAACGCTCTCCTACCATTTAATTAAATTAAATCCAAAGCTTCGGTAATATGTTTAGCCCCGGTACATTTTCGGCGCAGGGTCACTCGACTAGTGAGCTATTACGCACTCTTTGAATGATAGCTGCTTCTGAGCTAACATCCTAGTTGTCTGTGCAACCCCACATCCTTTTCCACTTAACATATATTTTGGGACCTTAGCTGTTGGTCTGGGCTGTTTCCCTTTCGACTACGGATCTTAGCACTCGCAGTCTGACTGCCGAACATGTGTATTAGCATTCGGAGTTTATCTGAGATTGGTAATCCTAGACGGACCCCTCACCCAAACAGTGCTCTACCTCCAATACACTTACATTTCGACGCTAGCCCTAAAGCTATTTCGGAGAGAACCAGCTATCTCCCAGTTCGTTTGGAATTTCTCCGCTATCCACAAGTCATCCAAACACTTTTCAACGTGTCCTGGTTCGGGCCTCCAGTGCGTCTTACCACACCTTCACCCTGCTCATGGATAGGTCACTAGGTTTCGGGTCTACATCATGATACTAAGTCGCCCTATTCAGACTCGGTTTCCCTACGGCTCCGTCTCTTCAACTTAACCTCGCATCATAACGTAACTCGCCGGTTCATTCTACAAAAGGCACGCTCTCACCCATTAACGGGCTCGAACTTCTTGTAGGCACACGGTTTCAGGTGCTATTTCACTCCCCTCTCGGGGTTCTTTTCACCTTTCCCTCACGGTACTGGTTCACTATCGGTCACTAAGGAGTATTTAGGGTTGGGAGATGGTCCTCCCGGATTCAAACTGGATTTCGCGTGTCCAGCCCTACTCAGGATACTGCTAGGTATAAGCGCTATTTCGTCTACGGGATTATTACCCTCTTTGATTAACCTTCCCAGGTTATTCGACTATAATGCTTAAGTCCACGTTGCAGTCCTACAACCCCAAGAAGCAAGCTTCTTGGTTTGCCCTTCTTCGCGTTCGCTCGCCGCTACTTACGAAATCGTTTTTACTTTCTCTTCCTGCAGGTACTTAGATGTTTCAGTTCTCTGCGTTACCTTTACATGAGCTATGTATTCACTCATGAATAACTGCTAGTAGCAGCTGGGTTTCCCCATTCGGAGACCTAGGGATCAATGCGTACTTACTGCTCCCCCTAGAATATCGTCGTTAGTCACGTCCTTCATCGGCTCTTAGTGCCAAGGCATCCACCGTGCGCCCTTATTAACTTTGCCATGATGATTTATAATCATCGTTTTTCAAGTATAAGTTTGTAAATTCTTTAAAATTCACAGCTTTTGGTTTATTTATCGTTATTAGATATTGTTATTTAGTTTTCAATGTTCAAGTGATTTTAACGTCTTGTCTGACAATGGAGCCTAGCGGGATCGAACCGCTGACCTCCTGCGTGCAAAGCAGGCGCTCTCCCAGCTGAGCTAAGGCCCCACAATCAAGAATTTGATTCTTGCTTAGGTTTATGACTAAACCCCTCAAAACTGAATAAAGTTGAATGCTCACGTCTTTGTATATATTCCTTAGAAAGGAGGTGATCCAGCCGCACCTTCCGATACGGCTACCTTGTTACGACTTCACCCCAGTCATCGGTCTTACCTTAGGAAGCGCCCTCCTTGCGGTTAGGCAACCTACTTCGGGTACTCCCAACTCCCGTGGTGTGACGGGCGGTGTGTACAAGGCCCGGGAACGTATTCACCGCGGCGTGCTGATCCGCGATTACTAGCGATTCCGACTTCATGTAGGCGAGTTGCAGCCTACAATCCGAACTGAGAATGGTTTTAAGAGATTAGCTAAACATCACTGTCTCGCGACTCGTTGTACCATCCATTGTAGCACGTGTGTAGCCCAGGTCATAAGGGGCATGATGATTTGACGTCATCCCCACCTTCCTCCGGTTTATCACCGGCAGTCTCGTTAGAGTGCCCAACTTAATGATGGCAACTAACAATAGGGGTTGCGCTCGTTGCGGGACTTAACCCAACATCTCACGACACGAGCTGACGACAACCATGCACCACCTGTATCCCGTGTCCCGAAGGAACTTCCTATCTCTAGGAATAGCACGAGTATGTCAAGACCTGGTAAGGTTCTTCGCGTTGCTTCGAATTAAACCACATGCTCCACCGCTTGTGCGGGCCCCCGTCAATTCCTTTGAGTTTCAACCTTGCGGTCGTACTCCCCAGGCGGAGTGCTTATTGCGTTAGCTGCGATACAGAGAACTTATAGCTCCCTACATCTAGCACTCATCGTTTACGGCGTGGACTACCAGGGTATCTAATCCTGTTTGCTCCCCACGCTTTCGAGCCTCAGTGTCAGTTACAGGCCAGAGAGCCGCTTTCGCCACCGGTGTTCCTCCATATATCTACGCATTTCACCGCTACACATGGAATTCCACTCTCCTCTCCTGCACTCAAGTCTACCAGTTTCCAATGCATACAATGGTTGAGCCACTGCCTTTTACACCAGACTTAATAAACCACCTGCGCTCGCTTTACGCCCAATAAATCCGGACAACGCTCGGGACCTACGTATTACCGCGGCTGCTGGCACGTAGTTAGCCGTCCCTTTCTGGGTAGTTACCGTCACTTGATGAGCTTTCCACTCTCACCAACGTTCTTCTCTACCAACAGAGTTTTACGATCCGAAAACCTTCTTCACTCACGCGGCGTTGCTCGGTCAGACTTTCGTCCATTGCCGAAGATTCCCTACTGCTGCCTCCCGTAGGAGTTTGGGCCGTGTCTCAGTCCCAATGTGGCCGATCACCCTCTCAGGTCGGCTATGTATCATCGCCTTGGTGAGCCTTTACCTCACCAACTAGCTAATACAACGCGGGATCATCTTTGAGTGATGCAATTGCATCTTTCAAACTTAAAACTTGTGTTTAAAGTTTTTATGCGGTATTAGCATTCGTTTCCAAATGTTGTCCCCCGCTCAAAGGCAGATTCCCCACGCGTTACTCACCCGTTCGCTGCTCATCCAGTCGGTACAAGTACCAACCTTCAGCGCTCAACTTGCATGTATTAGGCACGCCGCCAGCGTTCGTCCTGAGCCAGGATCAAACTCTCAAATAAAGTATTTAAGTCACCTTAGTGACTGGCTTGTCTTTCATTATTGATTGACAGATTTTTGATGTATCTTACTACATCACATGAGTCATTCTTCTTTATTCAGTTTTCAATGGTCTAGCTTATCGCTTCAAGACCCTCGTCTCTTGCGACAACTATTATATTCTATCAAACCTAACTAAACTTGTCAAGAATTAACTGTGACTTTTATACCTTTTTTTATCTTACATTCAGAAAACCCCACGGTTGTCATGTTCTTCAATCTACAATTTTTATAGAAAATATAATTTATTGGTTTATTATTTTACCCTTTGGATATTGTATGAGAGAATTTACAAATTTTATAGGTATAAATTTAATACAAAAAAACACTTCCATATGGAAGTGTTTTAAACATTGATATATGAATAATATTAACGTTTTGAGAATTGTGATGCTTTACGGGCTTTTTTGAGACCTGGTTTTTTACGTTCAACCATACGGGCGTCACGTGTAAGGAGTCCAGCGCGTTTCAAAGCACTACGGAAATCTGGGTCTACTTGGAGCAATGCACGAGCGATTCCGTGACGGATAGCTCCTGCTTGACCTGATACACCACCACCATTTACGTTTACGAGTGTATCGTAGCTACCTTCTGTTTGTGTAGCTGCAAATGGTTGGTTGATAACGAGACGCATGTCTGCGTGTGGGATGTAGCTTTCTACTTCACGTCCGTTAACTGTGATTTTACCAGTACCAGGTACGAGACGTACGCGTGCTACTGCATTTTTACGACGGCCTGTGCCGGCATATTGTACTTGTGCCATTATGTTCGTTCCTTCCTGATTAAATCAAACCTGTGATGTCAAGGACTTCAGGTTTTTGAGCTGTATGTGTGTGTTCTGCGCCAACAAACACTTTAAGTTTCATGCCTTGAGCACGTCCAAGTGTGTTGTGTGGAAGCATACCTTTTACTGATTTTTCAATCAAACGTACAGCATTTTTTTCACGGAGTTCACCAGCAGTAACTGATTTCAATCCACCTGGGTGAAGTGAGTGTGAGTAATAAACTTTATCAGTTGCTTTTTTACCAGTCAATTTGATTTTTTCAGCGTTAACAACGATTACGAAATCACCTGTATCAGTATGTGGTGTGTATGTTGGTTTGTTTTTTCCGCGAAGTACGCTTGCGACAACTGCAGAAAGACGTCCAAGAGGAACATCAGTTGCATCGACGACGTACCATTTACGGTCAACGTTTTGAGCGTTAGCCATGAATGTAGTTTTCATCATTTTGGTTATTTTCCTTTTACTAGAATTTGTTTACAGCAGGTGTAAGAGTCCTGCAAAGTATTTTTGGGTTTCCGGGGCCACAAAAATGGGGTAAACAATACCGTTTATCATCATATCATATTATTCCTGGGTTTGTCAAGACATTTTAGGGATTATATCCCCTTTATTTACTTCTTTTCGTGGATTATGTATTTTTTAGTTTTATATCTTTTCAAATGTTTCTTTGTGGTTTTTGCTACAAGCATTATGGTAGCACTTCCATTTGAACTATGATAGACTTTTTTAAAAGGGGTTTATATAATACAAGTCCTTTTATTCAGTTAGCCCTCGGAAATTTGGGGGATTTATATAGAAAATAGGAGCTCAATGATGTTTTTAGCAATTAATGAAATTAAACATTCAAAATTAAGATATGCTCTCGTAATTGGTGTCATGTTTTTGATTTCCTATCTTGTGTTTTTCTTATCTGGTTTGGCCTATGGTTTGGCTCAAGAAAATAGAATGGCAGTTGATAAATGGAAAGCAACTGATATTTTTATATCTGAGAAAGCCAATGATTCTCTCAATATGTCAATGATTGATTCAGATATTGCCAGTCAGGTGAAGGCGAAAGAAAAGGCAGTTCTCGCTCAAACTGCTGGGATTATTTATGATGCCAATAATGAAAATAAAAAAAATAATGTCAGTTTTTTTGGAATTAATTCAAATGAATTTTTAAATCCCAATGTTATTGAAGGGAGTGATTTTAAAAATAAGGGCGAGGTAGTAGCTGATATTAGTTTTAAAAATCAATATGATTATAAACTTGGTGATAAAATTAAATTAGCAACCAATAATGAAGTATTGACTATTGTTGGTTTTACAGATAATGCTAAATTCAATATTTCACCTGTGCTTTATACTTCTTTAGATACTTTCCAACAAATTCGTTATGGTTCAAATTCCAATTTTCAACCTAAAACTACTTACAATGCTATCGTCACGCGCGGAAAAATTAGCCAACAGCCTAAAGGGCTCCAAAAATTATCTATCAGTAAATTTATAGATAAACTTCCTGGTTATAGTGCACAAGTTTTGACCTTTGGTTTCATGATTGGCTTTCTAGTGGTTATTGCTGCGGTTGTCATTGGAATCTTTATTTATGTTCTGACAATGCAAAAAATAGCGATTTTTGGTGTAATGAAGGCTCAGGG from Lactococcus lactis carries:
- the rpsI gene encoding 30S ribosomal protein S9 — encoded protein: MAQVQYAGTGRRKNAVARVRLVPGTGKITVNGREVESYIPHADMRLVINQPFAATQTEGSYDTLVNVNGGGVSGQAGAIRHGIARALLQVDPDFRSALKRAGLLTRDARMVERKKPGLKKARKASQFSKR
- the rplM gene encoding 50S ribosomal protein L13; the encoded protein is MMKTTFMANAQNVDRKWYVVDATDVPLGRLSAVVASVLRGKNKPTYTPHTDTGDFVIVVNAEKIKLTGKKATDKVYYSHSLHPGGLKSVTAGELREKNAVRLIEKSVKGMLPHNTLGRAQGMKLKVFVGAEHTHTAQKPEVLDITGLI
- a CDS encoding ABC transporter permease, with product MFLAINEIKHSKLRYALVIGVMFLISYLVFFLSGLAYGLAQENRMAVDKWKATDIFISEKANDSLNMSMIDSDIASQVKAKEKAVLAQTAGIIYDANNENKKNNVSFFGINSNEFLNPNVIEGSDFKNKGEVVADISFKNQYDYKLGDKIKLATNNEVLTIVGFTDNAKFNISPVLYTSLDTFQQIRYGSNSNFQPKTTYNAIVTRGKISQQPKGLQKLSISKFIDKLPGYSAQVLTFGFMIGFLVVIAAVVIGIFIYVLTMQKIAIFGVMKAQGISSRFISNSVIAQTFILAFSGVLIGLLATLGSALILPEAVPFQTNLLFFGVITLLMIVVAIVGALFSVRAIVKIDPLKAIG